One region of Vitis vinifera cultivar Pinot Noir 40024 chromosome 1, ASM3070453v1 genomic DNA includes:
- the LOC100255189 gene encoding ATP-citrate synthase alpha chain protein 1 isoform X2, whose product MARKKIREYDSKRLLKEHFKRLSGTDLPIKSAQITESTDFNELAEKEPWLLSGKLVVKPDMLFGKRGKSGLVALNLDLAQVGTFVKERLGKEVEMGGCRGPITTFIVEPFIPHNEEFYLNMVSERLGSSISFSECGGIEIEENWDKVKTIFIPTGATFTSEICSPLVATLPLEIKGKIEEFIKVVFALFLDLDFTFLEMNPFTLVDGKPYPLDMRGELDDTAAFKNFKKWGNIEFPMPFGRVMSPTETFIHGLDEKTSASLKFTVLNPKGRIWTMVAGGGASVIYADTVGDLGYASELGNYAEYSGAPNEEEVLQYARVVIDCATANPDGLKRALVIGGGIANFTDVAATFNGIIRALKEKESKLKASRMHIYVRRGGPNYQRGLAKMRTLGEEIGIPLEVYGPEATMTGICKQAIECIGAAA is encoded by the exons ATGGCGCGCAAGAAGATCAGAGAGTACGATTCCAAGAGGCTGTTGAAGGAGCATTTTAAGAGGCTCTCTGGTACCGACCTTCCAATTAAATCAGCTCAA ATCACAGAGTCAACTGACTTCAATGAGCTAGCAGAGAAGGAACCTTGGCTCTTATCAGGGAAACTGGTCGTGAAACCTGACATGTTATTTGGCAAGCGTGGGAAGAGTGGTTTAGTTGCCCTGAATTTAGATTTGGCTCAAGTTGGTACTTTCGTGAAAGAACGTCTTGGCAAAGAG GTAGAGATGGGGGGATGCAGAGGGCCTATCACAACATTCATTGTTGAACCCTTCATCCCACACAATGAAGAGTTTTACCTAAACATGGTTTCAGAGCGACTTGGGAGTAGCATAAGCTTTTCCGAATGTGGAGGTATTGAAATTGAAGAGAACTGGGATAAG GTTAAAACTATATTTATCCCAACCGGGGCCACTTTTACCTCAGAAATTTGTTCTCCACTAGTTGCCACCCTTCCCTTGGAG ATCAAGGGGAAAATTGAGGAGTTTATCAAAGTggtttttgctttatttttag ATCTGGACTTCACTTTCCTAGAGATGAATCCTTTTACATTGGTTGATGGAAAGCCTTATCCTTTGGATATGAGAGGCGAGCTGGACGATACTGCTGCTTTCAAGAACTTCAAGAA GTGGGGCAATATTGAATTTCCAATGCCATTTGGAAGAGTTATGAGTCCTACAGAAACCTTTATTCATGGGCTAGATGAAAAG ACAAGTGCCTCTTTGAAGTTCACAGTTCTGAACCCCAAGGGACGGATTTGGACTATGGTAGCAGGAGGAGGTGCAAGTGTCATCTATGCAGATACG GTTGGTGATCTCGGTTATGCTTCTGAGCTTGGGAACTATGCAGAGTATAGTGGAGCACCAAATGAAGAGGAAGTATTGCAGTATGCTAGAGTTGTAATTGAT TGTGCAACTGCAAACCCTGATGGCCTTAAGAGAGCTCTTGTAATTGGAGGAGGAATAGCTAACTTTACTGATGTTGCTGCTACTTTTAATGGCATAATTCGCGCTTTGAAAGAGAAG GAATCAAAGCTTAAAGCTTCAAGAATGCACATATACGTTAGGAGAGGAGGTCCAAATTACCAGAGGGGTCTTGCAAAAATGCGGACTCTTGGAGAGGAAATTGGAATCCCTCTTGAG GTTTATGGACCTGAGGCAACCATGACTGGCATATGCAAACAGGCAATTGAGTGCATCGGTGCTGCTGCATAA
- the LOC100255189 gene encoding ATP-citrate synthase alpha chain protein 1 isoform X1 produces MKKFRVSCFSSMFSHRPNGALCYWSKMARKKIREYDSKRLLKEHFKRLSGTDLPIKSAQITESTDFNELAEKEPWLLSGKLVVKPDMLFGKRGKSGLVALNLDLAQVGTFVKERLGKEVEMGGCRGPITTFIVEPFIPHNEEFYLNMVSERLGSSISFSECGGIEIEENWDKVKTIFIPTGATFTSEICSPLVATLPLEIKGKIEEFIKVVFALFLDLDFTFLEMNPFTLVDGKPYPLDMRGELDDTAAFKNFKKWGNIEFPMPFGRVMSPTETFIHGLDEKTSASLKFTVLNPKGRIWTMVAGGGASVIYADTVGDLGYASELGNYAEYSGAPNEEEVLQYARVVIDCATANPDGLKRALVIGGGIANFTDVAATFNGIIRALKEKESKLKASRMHIYVRRGGPNYQRGLAKMRTLGEEIGIPLEVYGPEATMTGICKQAIECIGAAA; encoded by the exons atgaaaaaattccGAGTTAGTTGTTTTTCTTCGATGTTTTCTCATCGGCCAAACGGAGCATTGTGTTATTG GTCAAAAATGGCGCGCAAGAAGATCAGAGAGTACGATTCCAAGAGGCTGTTGAAGGAGCATTTTAAGAGGCTCTCTGGTACCGACCTTCCAATTAAATCAGCTCAA ATCACAGAGTCAACTGACTTCAATGAGCTAGCAGAGAAGGAACCTTGGCTCTTATCAGGGAAACTGGTCGTGAAACCTGACATGTTATTTGGCAAGCGTGGGAAGAGTGGTTTAGTTGCCCTGAATTTAGATTTGGCTCAAGTTGGTACTTTCGTGAAAGAACGTCTTGGCAAAGAG GTAGAGATGGGGGGATGCAGAGGGCCTATCACAACATTCATTGTTGAACCCTTCATCCCACACAATGAAGAGTTTTACCTAAACATGGTTTCAGAGCGACTTGGGAGTAGCATAAGCTTTTCCGAATGTGGAGGTATTGAAATTGAAGAGAACTGGGATAAG GTTAAAACTATATTTATCCCAACCGGGGCCACTTTTACCTCAGAAATTTGTTCTCCACTAGTTGCCACCCTTCCCTTGGAG ATCAAGGGGAAAATTGAGGAGTTTATCAAAGTggtttttgctttatttttag ATCTGGACTTCACTTTCCTAGAGATGAATCCTTTTACATTGGTTGATGGAAAGCCTTATCCTTTGGATATGAGAGGCGAGCTGGACGATACTGCTGCTTTCAAGAACTTCAAGAA GTGGGGCAATATTGAATTTCCAATGCCATTTGGAAGAGTTATGAGTCCTACAGAAACCTTTATTCATGGGCTAGATGAAAAG ACAAGTGCCTCTTTGAAGTTCACAGTTCTGAACCCCAAGGGACGGATTTGGACTATGGTAGCAGGAGGAGGTGCAAGTGTCATCTATGCAGATACG GTTGGTGATCTCGGTTATGCTTCTGAGCTTGGGAACTATGCAGAGTATAGTGGAGCACCAAATGAAGAGGAAGTATTGCAGTATGCTAGAGTTGTAATTGAT TGTGCAACTGCAAACCCTGATGGCCTTAAGAGAGCTCTTGTAATTGGAGGAGGAATAGCTAACTTTACTGATGTTGCTGCTACTTTTAATGGCATAATTCGCGCTTTGAAAGAGAAG GAATCAAAGCTTAAAGCTTCAAGAATGCACATATACGTTAGGAGAGGAGGTCCAAATTACCAGAGGGGTCTTGCAAAAATGCGGACTCTTGGAGAGGAAATTGGAATCCCTCTTGAG GTTTATGGACCTGAGGCAACCATGACTGGCATATGCAAACAGGCAATTGAGTGCATCGGTGCTGCTGCATAA